A portion of the Panthera tigris isolate Pti1 chromosome E1, P.tigris_Pti1_mat1.1, whole genome shotgun sequence genome contains these proteins:
- the ENGASE gene encoding LOW QUALITY PROTEIN: cytosolic endo-beta-N-acetylglucosaminidase (The sequence of the model RefSeq protein was modified relative to this genomic sequence to represent the inferred CDS: inserted 1 base in 1 codon) gives METAGPRTRAAARLGAHATREEQRKRRPVRRWQRRRIGEEQEEAVFREVVSFTRDPLPARYYDKDTTKPISFYLPSLEELLAWTPDAEDSFNVALEPLKCRQPPLSSQRPRTLLCHDMMGGYLDDKFIQGSAAQNPYCFYHWQCIDIFVYFSHHLVTIPPVGWTNAAHRHGVCVLGTFIAEWKEGGRLCEAFLAGDERSYQAVADQLVLIAQFFRFDGWLINIESSLSLAAVGNVPPFLRYLSTQLCRQVPGGLVLWYDSVVSSGQVKWQNELNEQNRIFFDSCDGFFTNYNWQEEHLDRMVAQAGERRADVYVGVDVFARGNVVGGQFDTHKSLELIRKHGFSAALFAPGWVYECLEKRDFFQNQDKFWGLLGRYLPPHSICSLPFVTSFCLGMGTRRVCYGQEEAVGPWYHPSAQEIQPLFAEQRPEGDGQGWVKTHCCLADAWNGGSSLLLRGVIPPEVGHVAVRLFSLHVPVPPKIFLSMVYKLEGPSDVGVALELTAGDAGSCHVGGISTLSAETSSRHSPRPLRVPPTKLARWVGHCGQQLSGGWVQRCYEVNLQGCVLQDLWVSFSRPPGSREQEAFVCRLGELQVVDANSLLRPLPRVQAVSVSRVRWQRDAPEEEEEQRPARLRLSCALHWSYPLSHVRCFRIHCCRATGSPAEGXPGPEKPALLGLAFVNQYRVVDLAVAAAGPGTDGRVEFLVEPVPREGFLVPKAEWGRAALLYSGPHT, from the exons ATGGAGACCGCGGGGCCTAGGACCCGGGCGGCTGCGCGGCTTGGGGCGCACGCGACGCGGGAGGAGCAGCGGAAGCGGCGGCCTGTGCGCCGGTGGCAGCGGAGGAG AATCGGGGAGGAACAAGAAGAAGCGGTCTTTCGTGAAGTGGTCAGTTTTACCCGGGATCCTCTGCCAG CTAGATATTATGACAAGGACACCACCAAACCCATCAGCTTTTACTTACCGTCGCTGGAGGAACTCTTGGCGTGGACGCCCGATGCGGAGGACAGCTTTAATGTGGCCCTGGAACCCCTCAAGTGTCGGCAGCCCCCTCTGAGCAGCCAGAGGCCCCGGACATTGTTGTGCCATGACATGATGGGCGGATACCTGGATGACAA GTTCATTCAGGGCTCGGCGGCGCAAAACCCCTATTGCTTCTACCACTGGCAGTGTATTGACATCTTCGTGTACTTCAGCCATCACCTGGTGACCATCCCCCCCGTGGGCTGGACCAACGCTGCCCACAGGCACGGGGTCTGTGTGCTGG GGACTTTCATCGCCGAGTGGAAAGAAGGTGGGCGGCTCTGTGAAGCCTTTCTGGCCGGGGACGAGCGCTCCTACCAGGCGGTGGCCGATCAGCTCGTCCTGATCGCCCAGTTTTTCCGTTTTGATGGCTGGCTCATCAACATCGAGAGCTCTCTGAGT CTGGCCGCGGTGGGGAACGTGCCCCCTTTCCTCCGGTACCTGAGCACACAGCTCTGTCGGCAGGTCCCGGGGGGCCTGGTGCTCTGGTACGACAGCGTGGTGAGCAGCGGGCAGGTCAAGTGGCAGAACGAGCTCAATGAGCAGAACCG GATCTTCTTCGACTCCTGCGACGGCTTCTTCACTAACTACAACTGGCAGGAGGAGCATCTGGACAGAATGGTAGCGCAGGCCGGCGAGCGCCGGGCCGACGTGTACGTGGGAGTGGACGTGTTCGCCCGGGGCAACGTCGTCGGGGGCCAGTTCGACACCCACAAG TCGCTGGAGCTGATCCGGAAGCACGGATTCTCGGCCGCTCTCTTTGCCCCTGGCTGGGTGTACGAGTGTTTGGAGAAGAGGGATTTCTTCCAGAACCAGGACAA GTTCTGGGGCTTGCTGGGACGCTACCTGCCCCCACACAGCATCTGCTCTCTGCCCTTTGTCACTTCTTTCTGCCTGGGCATGGGGACTCGAAGAGTGTGCTACGGCCAG GAGGAGGCGGTGGGGCCCTGGTACCACCCGAGCGCCCAGGAAATCCAGCCCCTGTTTGCAGAGCAGAGGCCGGAAGGGGACGGGCAGGGCTGGGTGAAGACGCACTGCTGCCTGGCAGACGCCTGGAACGGGGGCAGCTCCCTGCTCCTCCGCGGGGTGATCCCGCCCGAGGTCGGGCACGTGGCTGTGAG GCTGTTCTCCCTGCACGTCCcggtgccccccaaaattttcCTGTCCATGGTGTATAAGCTTGAAGGGCCTTCGGATGTTGGGGTGGCGTTGGAGCTCACCGCCGGGGACGCGGGCAGCTGTCACGTCGGTGGCATCTCGACGTTGAGTG CAGAAACGAGCTCCAGGcacagcccccgccccctccgggtGCCCCCCACCAAGCTGGCCAGATGGGTGGGCCACTGCGGCCAGCAGCTCAGCGGGGGCTGGGTCCAGCG CTGCTACGAGGTGAACCTTCAGGGCTGCGTCCTGCAGGACCTCTGGGTCAGCTTCTCGCGGCCTCCCGGCAGCCGGGAGCAGGAGGCCTTCGTCTGCCGCCTGGGAGAGCTCCAG GTGGTGGATGCCAACAGCCTGCTCAGACCTCTGCCCCGGGTGCAGGCCGTCAGTGTCTCCCGGGTGCGCTGGCAGCGGGACGcccccgaggaggaggaggagcagcgcCCGGCCCGGCTCCGGCTCAGCTGTGCCCTGCACTGGTCCTACCCCCTGTCTCACGTCCGATGCTTCCGCATCCACTGCTGCAGAGCGACCGGCTCTCCTGCGGAGG CCCCCGGGCCGGAGAAGCCCGCGCTCCTGGGCCTGGCCTTTGTCAACCAGTATCGCGTAGTGGACCTGGCGGTGGCAGCCGCGGGGCCAGGCACGGACGGCCGCGTGGAGTTCCTGGTGGAGCCCGTCCCCAGGGAGGGATTTCTGGTGCCAAAGGCCGAGTGGGGCCGGGCGGCCCTGCTCTACTCCGGGCCCCACACGTGA